From the Daucus carota subsp. sativus chromosome 8, DH1 v3.0, whole genome shotgun sequence genome, one window contains:
- the LOC108200117 gene encoding scarecrow-like protein 9 isoform X1 — MDALNGVQWGSWGNQSEIVFSDRKVVRGARFEHGVPDQELRRIENGFLGQGQVDGRRIENGFLSQELSGIELVPNPPTLTHVAPSSSVSAEDGSQEDCDFSDAILGYISQVLMQEDMGDQTCMLQDSLDLQAAEKPFYDVLGKKYPPSPQQGLPDLGDQYRFGLNEQDAVADYGQFIDPYWSNYPVDYNGSQVQTPLASTVTHTMVNPANSSIKFIDGFLDSPISPLQVRDLYNESQSIWQFKKGVEEANKFLPSSNNTLVNYNFNELIPQDLQINTSELATEVERSNELQYLPTGSRGRKISHRDDIGIEQERTSKLAAVYQESTLRDDEFDTVLLCSEGKGKAVLESFRETLRNDKSKFAEQIAQSKGFSRGKGRGKKQTKKKEVIDLRTLLISCAQAVAADDRRNANDLLKQIRQHSSPFGDGNQRLAHCFADGLEARLAGNGTQIHKALVSKKTSASDYLKAYHLYLACCPFRKISNFAANFTIRTKAGNNMRIHIIDFGILYGFQWPTFMQRILDRECGPPSLRITGIDFPQPGFRPAERIEETGRRLADYAREFGVPFEYTAIAKRWETVKLEDLKIDKDEFLVVNCLYRSKNLLGDTVVVDSSRDIVLNLIRQINPNIFVHGVINGAFSAPFFVTRFREALFHYSALFDMLETNVPREHVERMLIERDIFGKEALNVIACEGWERVERPETYKQWQVRNMRAGFVQLPFDRVTVERAKTKVRSNYHKDFIIDEDDKWLLQGWKGRIIYALSCWKPV, encoded by the coding sequence ATGGATGCTTTAAATGGAGTTCAGTGGGGGTCTTGGGGGAACCAATCTGAGATTGTTTTTTCGGATCGAAAGGTAGTTAGGGGGGCTAGATTTGAACATGGTGTTCCTGATCAAGAGTTGAGGAGAATTGAGAATGGGTTTTTAGGTCAAGGTCAGGTAGATGGAAGGAGAATTGAGAATGGGTTTTTAAGTCAAGAGTTAAGTGGAATTGAGTTGGTTCCGAATCCGCCTACACTTACTCATGTAGCTCCGAGTTCGAGTGTCAGTGCTGAGGATGGGTCGCAGGAAGACTGTGATTTTTCTGATGCCATATTGGGTTATATAAGTCAGGTGCTTATGCAAGAAGACATGGGGGACCAGACTTGTATGCTTCAAGATTCTTTGGATCTTCAAGCTGCTGAGAAGCCCTTTTATGATGTCCTTGGGAAAAAGTATCCTCCTTCTCCTCAACAGGGTCTGCCAGATTTAGGCGACCAATATAGGTTCGGCCTAAATGAACAGGATGCGGTAGCTGATTATGGTCAGTTTATTGATCCCTATTGGAGTAACTACCCTGTGGACTACAATGGCTCCCAGGTGCAAACTCCCCTGGCTTCTACTGTTACTCATACAATGGTCAATCCAGCAAACAGTTCTATAAAGTTTATAGATGGATTCTTGGACTCTCCTATAAGCCCTCTACAAGTACGAGATTTATATAATGAGAGCCAATCAATTTGGCAATTCAAGAAAGGGGTTGAAGAAGCAAATAAGTTTCTTCCGAGTAGTAACAACACATTAGTCAATTATAACTTTAATGAGTTGATACCACAAGATCTGCAGATAAATACCAGTGAACTTGCAACGGAAGTGGAGAGGAGCAATGAGCTCCAATACTTGCCTACTGGGTCAAGGGGCAGGAAGATCTCTCACAGGGATGATATAGGAATAGAACAAGAGAGAACTAGCAAGCTAGCAGCAGTTTACCAGGAATCAACTTTGCGTGATGATGAGTTCGATACGGTTTTACTTTGCAGTGAGGGGAAAGGTAAAGCCGTTCTGGAATCTTTTCGTGAAACTCTGAGGAATGATAAAAGTAAGTTTGCCGAACAAATTGCGCAATCAAAAGGATTTAGTAGAGGTAAAGGTCGTGGTAAGAAACAGACCAAGAAAAAGGAAGTGATTGACTTGAGAACCCTTCTGATAAGCTGTGCACAAGCTGTTGCTGCTGACGATCGCAGAAATGCAAATGACCTGCTGAAACAGATCAGACAACATTCTTCGCCTTTTGGTGATGGAAATCAACGATTGGCTCACTGCTTTGCTGATGGTCTCGAGGCACGCTTGGCCGGCAATGGTACTCAGATTCATAAAGCTCTTGTCAGTAAGAAAACATCTGCTTCTGATTATCTAAAAGCCTACCACCTATATCTTGCATGCTGTCCTTTcagaaaaatttcaaattttgcaGCTAACTTTACAATTAGAACAAAAGCTGGAAATAATATGAGGATACACATTATAGATTTTGGGATCCTTTACGGTTTTCAATGGCCCACCTTCATGCAACGTATCTTAGACAGAGAGTGTGGTCCTCCAAGTCTTCGAATAACGGGTATAGACTTTCCCCAACCAGGTTTTAGGCCAGCAGAACGAATTGAAGAGACTGGTCGTCGGTTGGCAGATTATGCTCGAGAGTTTGGTGTGCCATTTGAATACACTGCCATAGCAAAGAGATGGGAAACTGTAAAACTCGAGGACCTAAAGATTGACAAAGATGAATTTCTAGTTGTCAACTGTTTGTATAGATCTAAAAACTTGCTTGGTGACACTGTGGTGGTAGACAGTTCCAGAGACATTGTTCTCAACCTAATAAGGCAGATTAATCCTAATATTTTCGTCCACGGGGTTATAAATGGGGCTTTCAGTGCCCCATTCTTTGTCACACGCTTCCGTGAAGCTCTATTCCACTACTCGGCTCTGTTTGATATGCTCGAGACTAATGTGCCTCGAGAGCATGTTGAGAGAATGCTGATAGAGAGAGATATATTTGGGAAGGAAGCTCTGAATGTCATAGCTTGTGAGGGATGGGAGAGAGTCGAGAGGCCAGAGACATATAAGCAGTGGCAAGTTCGTAATATGAGGGCAGGCTTCGTGCAGCTCCCTTTTGACAGGGTTACTGTAGAAAGGGCAAAAACAAAGGTGAGATCAAACTACCACAAAGATTTCATTATTGATGAAGACGACAAGTGGCTGTTGCAGGGATGGAAAGGGCGCATTATATATGCCCTATCTTGTTGGAAACCTGTCTAG
- the LOC108200117 gene encoding scarecrow-like protein 9 isoform X2: protein MDALNGVQWGSWGNQSEIVFSDRKVVRGARFEHGVPDQELRRIENGFLGQELSGIELVPNPPTLTHVAPSSSVSAEDGSQEDCDFSDAILGYISQVLMQEDMGDQTCMLQDSLDLQAAEKPFYDVLGKKYPPSPQQGLPDLGDQYRFGLNEQDAVADYGQFIDPYWSNYPVDYNGSQVQTPLASTVTHTMVNPANSSIKFIDGFLDSPISPLQVRDLYNESQSIWQFKKGVEEANKFLPSSNNTLVNYNFNELIPQDLQINTSELATEVERSNELQYLPTGSRGRKISHRDDIGIEQERTSKLAAVYQESTLRDDEFDTVLLCSEGKGKAVLESFRETLRNDKSKFAEQIAQSKGFSRGKGRGKKQTKKKEVIDLRTLLISCAQAVAADDRRNANDLLKQIRQHSSPFGDGNQRLAHCFADGLEARLAGNGTQIHKALVSKKTSASDYLKAYHLYLACCPFRKISNFAANFTIRTKAGNNMRIHIIDFGILYGFQWPTFMQRILDRECGPPSLRITGIDFPQPGFRPAERIEETGRRLADYAREFGVPFEYTAIAKRWETVKLEDLKIDKDEFLVVNCLYRSKNLLGDTVVVDSSRDIVLNLIRQINPNIFVHGVINGAFSAPFFVTRFREALFHYSALFDMLETNVPREHVERMLIERDIFGKEALNVIACEGWERVERPETYKQWQVRNMRAGFVQLPFDRVTVERAKTKVRSNYHKDFIIDEDDKWLLQGWKGRIIYALSCWKPV from the exons ATGGATGCTTTAAATGGAGTTCAGTGGGGGTCTTGGGGGAACCAATCTGAGATTGTTTTTTCGGATCGAAAGGTAGTTAGGGGGGCTAGATTTGAACATGGTGTTCCTGATCAAGAGTTGAGGAGAATTGAGAATGGGTTTTTAGGTCAAG AGTTAAGTGGAATTGAGTTGGTTCCGAATCCGCCTACACTTACTCATGTAGCTCCGAGTTCGAGTGTCAGTGCTGAGGATGGGTCGCAGGAAGACTGTGATTTTTCTGATGCCATATTGGGTTATATAAGTCAGGTGCTTATGCAAGAAGACATGGGGGACCAGACTTGTATGCTTCAAGATTCTTTGGATCTTCAAGCTGCTGAGAAGCCCTTTTATGATGTCCTTGGGAAAAAGTATCCTCCTTCTCCTCAACAGGGTCTGCCAGATTTAGGCGACCAATATAGGTTCGGCCTAAATGAACAGGATGCGGTAGCTGATTATGGTCAGTTTATTGATCCCTATTGGAGTAACTACCCTGTGGACTACAATGGCTCCCAGGTGCAAACTCCCCTGGCTTCTACTGTTACTCATACAATGGTCAATCCAGCAAACAGTTCTATAAAGTTTATAGATGGATTCTTGGACTCTCCTATAAGCCCTCTACAAGTACGAGATTTATATAATGAGAGCCAATCAATTTGGCAATTCAAGAAAGGGGTTGAAGAAGCAAATAAGTTTCTTCCGAGTAGTAACAACACATTAGTCAATTATAACTTTAATGAGTTGATACCACAAGATCTGCAGATAAATACCAGTGAACTTGCAACGGAAGTGGAGAGGAGCAATGAGCTCCAATACTTGCCTACTGGGTCAAGGGGCAGGAAGATCTCTCACAGGGATGATATAGGAATAGAACAAGAGAGAACTAGCAAGCTAGCAGCAGTTTACCAGGAATCAACTTTGCGTGATGATGAGTTCGATACGGTTTTACTTTGCAGTGAGGGGAAAGGTAAAGCCGTTCTGGAATCTTTTCGTGAAACTCTGAGGAATGATAAAAGTAAGTTTGCCGAACAAATTGCGCAATCAAAAGGATTTAGTAGAGGTAAAGGTCGTGGTAAGAAACAGACCAAGAAAAAGGAAGTGATTGACTTGAGAACCCTTCTGATAAGCTGTGCACAAGCTGTTGCTGCTGACGATCGCAGAAATGCAAATGACCTGCTGAAACAGATCAGACAACATTCTTCGCCTTTTGGTGATGGAAATCAACGATTGGCTCACTGCTTTGCTGATGGTCTCGAGGCACGCTTGGCCGGCAATGGTACTCAGATTCATAAAGCTCTTGTCAGTAAGAAAACATCTGCTTCTGATTATCTAAAAGCCTACCACCTATATCTTGCATGCTGTCCTTTcagaaaaatttcaaattttgcaGCTAACTTTACAATTAGAACAAAAGCTGGAAATAATATGAGGATACACATTATAGATTTTGGGATCCTTTACGGTTTTCAATGGCCCACCTTCATGCAACGTATCTTAGACAGAGAGTGTGGTCCTCCAAGTCTTCGAATAACGGGTATAGACTTTCCCCAACCAGGTTTTAGGCCAGCAGAACGAATTGAAGAGACTGGTCGTCGGTTGGCAGATTATGCTCGAGAGTTTGGTGTGCCATTTGAATACACTGCCATAGCAAAGAGATGGGAAACTGTAAAACTCGAGGACCTAAAGATTGACAAAGATGAATTTCTAGTTGTCAACTGTTTGTATAGATCTAAAAACTTGCTTGGTGACACTGTGGTGGTAGACAGTTCCAGAGACATTGTTCTCAACCTAATAAGGCAGATTAATCCTAATATTTTCGTCCACGGGGTTATAAATGGGGCTTTCAGTGCCCCATTCTTTGTCACACGCTTCCGTGAAGCTCTATTCCACTACTCGGCTCTGTTTGATATGCTCGAGACTAATGTGCCTCGAGAGCATGTTGAGAGAATGCTGATAGAGAGAGATATATTTGGGAAGGAAGCTCTGAATGTCATAGCTTGTGAGGGATGGGAGAGAGTCGAGAGGCCAGAGACATATAAGCAGTGGCAAGTTCGTAATATGAGGGCAGGCTTCGTGCAGCTCCCTTTTGACAGGGTTACTGTAGAAAGGGCAAAAACAAAGGTGAGATCAAACTACCACAAAGATTTCATTATTGATGAAGACGACAAGTGGCTGTTGCAGGGATGGAAAGGGCGCATTATATATGCCCTATCTTGTTGGAAACCTGTCTAG
- the LOC108197459 gene encoding suppressor of disruption of TFIIS: MEFENRYMQVERPKYDCLLFDLDDTLYPYSSGLATACGNNIKDYMVEKLGIDRSKIAELGNLLYKNYGTTMAGLRAIGYEFDYDDYHSFVHGRLPYENLKPDPVLRSLLLSLPIRKVIFTNADKVHAVKALSRLGLEDCFEGIICFETLNPIYKSAASDDEDDIQFTGSKSSSMTTSKNEIFDIVKYFSQANASTSALPKTPIVCKPSEHAIEKALKIGNINPQRTLFFEDSIRNIQAGKRVGLDTVLVGNSQRTKGADYALESIHNIREALPELWTARAVTSDASNYNKLAVETSVTA; encoded by the exons ATGGAATTCGAGAACAGATACATGCAAGTTGAAAGACCAAAATATGACTGCCTTCTCTTTG ATTTGGATGATACCCTCTATCCATACAGCTCTGGTTTGGCAACTGCCTGTGGCAACAATATTAAAG ATTACATGGTTGAAAAGCTTGGTATTGATAGGAGCAAAATCGCGGAACTGGGGAACTTGCTGTATAAGAATTATGGCACAACTATGGCCGGTCTTAGG GCGATAGGCTATGAGTTTGATTACGATGATTACCACAG CTTTGTTCATGGAAGATTACCATACGAAAATCTTAAGCCTGATCCTGTTTTGAGAAGCCTTTTGCTAAGTCTTCCTATCCGTAAAGTT ATCTTCACAAATGCTGACAAGGTTCATGCTGTGAAAGCACTCAGCAGATTGGGTTTGGAAGATTGTTTCGAAGGGATCATTTGCTTTGAAACATTAAACCCGATTTACAAGAGCGCAGCAtctgatgatgaggatgacATTCAGTTCACCGGTTCAAAATCATCTTCCATGACTACCAGCAAAAATGAAATTTTCGACATTGTCAAATATTTCTCCCAGGCTAATGCTTCCACTTCAGCATTGCCAAAGACACCGATCGTATGCAAACCATCTGAGCATGCGATTGAGAAAGCGCTCAAGATTGGCAACATTAATCCTCAAAGAACT CTGTTTTTTGAAGATAGCATTCGGAACATACAGGCTGGAAAGCGTGTTGGCCTAGATACTGTGCTG GTAGGGAATTCTCAGAGAACTAAAGGAGCAGATTATGCATTGGAGAGTATCCACAACATCAGAGAAGCATTACCAGAGCTTTGGACCGCGAGGGCAGTGACATCCGATGCCAGCAACTACAACAAGCTTGCTGTGGAAACATCTGTGACTGCTTAG
- the LOC108197464 gene encoding UPF0161 protein At3g09310, with product MALTLSTNVPTYDNMHVTGPLNSPKIFNPVSRISSNQKRRPFYPIVVKLNQEKDQREAQDSDEVNSLGVRTALSMLKFYKREISPLMPNSCRYLPTCSEYSMIAYKKYGVAKGTILTAWRLCRCNPLGGSGFDPPRWFGETSPPEE from the exons ATGGCGCTTACACTATCCACAAACGTCCCTACATATGATAATATGCACGTAACAGGCCCCCTGAACTCCCCCAAAATTTTCAACCCAGTTTCTCGAATCTCTAGCAATCAAAAG CGCCGACCCTTTTACCCAATTGTTGTAAAATTGAATCAAGAAAAAGACCAAAGGGAAGCACAAG ATAGTGATGAGGTTAATAGCTTAGGAGTTAGAACTGCTCTGTCTATGCTCAAGTTCTACAAAA GGGAAATTTCGCCATTGATGCCAAATAGTTGTCGTTATCTCCCAACTTGTAGCGAGTATTCGATGATTGCTTACAAGAAATATGGAGTTGCTAAAGGGACTATTTTGACTGCTTGGCGTTTATGTCGCTGCAATCCCCTTG GTGGGTCTGGATTTGATCCCCCAAGATGGTTTGGTGAAACAAGCCCCCCAGAAGAATGA
- the LOC108199000 gene encoding probable WRKY transcription factor 49 — MDTTWLEDELVRELLDDDSPLFILPCEEENDMSTGSNSSNYYSSYSFLDQLVSGSGILSEQTVESDSRSLTSNNYPSSYMQELLLATSRNSLLERGMCKSESKYTLRIKSSGNVISDDGYKWRKYGQKSIKNSSNPRSYYRCTNPHCSAKKQVERSTDDPDTIIITYEGLHLHFTYPFLKLGQTDSTGPVTKKPKLSSPIDEAHVDDTQRTKEKEPGYTSAGPDVVTDLAQDEVGLGPQGLLEDMVPFVVRNPQINTSSSHSSSVSSCPSPPTSPLSFSWSPPHYSNLYFDMGL; from the exons ATGGACACTACGTGGCTAGAagacgagcttgttcgcgagcTGCTCGACGACGATTCGCCCTTATTTATTCTGCCTTGCGAGGAGGAGAATGATATGAGTACTGGTTCGAATTCTTCGAATTATTATTCGAGCTATTCGTTTCTTGATCAACTCGTTTCGGGTTCTGGGATTCTTTCGGAGCAGACAGTGGAAAGCGATTCGAGATCTCTGACGAGTAATAATTACCCGAGCAGCTATATGCAAGAGCTTCTGTTAGCTACTTCCAG GAATTCGTTGTTGGAAAGAGGAATGTGTAAATCTGAGAGCAAATATACATTGCGAATAAAGAGCAGTGGGAATGTGATTTCCGATGATGGATACAAATGGAGGAAATACGGTCAAAAATCCATCAAGAATAGCTCGAACCCGAG GAGCTACTATAGATGCACCAATCCACACTGCAGTGCGAAAAAACAGGTTGAAAGATCCACAGATGACCCGGATACAATTATCATCACTTACGAAGGCCTCCACCTCCATTTCACTTACCCATTTCTCAAATTGGGCCAAACCGACAGTACTGGCCCAGTAACAAAGAAGCCCAAACTATCCAGCCCAATTGATGAAGCCCATGTAGATGACACACAACGAACTAAAGAAAAGGAACCTGGGTATACAAGCGCTGGCCCAGATGTAGTCACTGACCTGGCCCAAGATGAAGTGGGCTTGGGCCCACAAGGCCTGCTTGAGGATATGGTACCTTTTGTTGTAAGGAACCCACAAATAAACACTAGCTCTTCACATTCTTCATCCGTTTCTTCTTGTCCATCTCCCCCTACCTCACCGctttctttttcttggtctcctcCTCATTATTCGAATTTGTATTTTGACATGGGATTATAG